From the Bacillus sp. FJAT-22090 genome, the window CTCTTCCGAATCTAAAGATGTTCCCTCTACTATAGAACCATTACATACCAATCTTCTAGAAAATATTCAACAGATAAAAGAAACACTTGGAAATAGTAACGATATCATTATTCGTGAAGTGCATGTTGGTAAAACAGAAAAACAGCTAATTGCAATTATTTATACAGATGGACTAGCTGATAATGGGATAATTACTGATTTTATTTTGGAGTCGCTAATGTTAGATTTGGATGCTTCACCCACCTTACGATCAACAGATGTCATCCAATTTCTAAAAGACAGTTGTTTGACAGTTGGTGATGTGAAAGATATTACTGATTTTAAAGCATTTTACAGTGCCATTTTAACTGGTGAAACGGTAATACTGATTGACGGACATGCAAATGGGATATCTGCAAGCACCAAAAGTGCTAAGGATAGAGCTGTTACGGAACCTACTACAGAATCTGTCATTCGAGGACCTCGTGAAGCATTCACAGAAACTTTACGAACAAATACTGCTTTGCTTCGTAGGAAGATTAAAAGCCCTAATCTTTGGATAAAACCGAGGGTAGTTGGGCGAGTGACTCAGACGGACGTTGCGATCATGTATATTAACGGAATTGCTAACGATAAAATCGTAGAAGAAGTTCTTACACGTATTGACCGTATTGATATAGATGGAATCTTAGAAAGCGGATATATTGAAGAGTTGATACAAGACACTACATTTACACTTTTTCCAACTGTCTATAACTCTGAGCGCCCAGATGTCATTGCATCAGAACTATTAGAAGGTAGAGTGGCTATCTTTGTGGATGGTACACCTTTTGTTCTTACAGTCCCTGCTGTGTTTACTACTTTTTTACAATCTGCAGAAGATCATTATCAACGTTCAGATATAAGTAGTCTTATTCGAATTTTACGGTATATTGGAATCGGTATTTCTTTAGTAGGTCCATCTCTTTATATCGCAATCACCACATTCCACCAAGAAATGCTGCCAACACCTATGCTAATTAGTTTAGCTGCCCAACGAGAGGGTGTTCCATTTCCTGCTTTTGTAGAGGCAATAATAATGGAGCTCGCCTTTGAGATTTTGAGAGAAGCCGGGCTTCGTATGCCAAGAACAATTGGCCCGGCAGTCTCAATTGTTGGCACAATTGTTATTGGGCAAGCGGCAGTAGAAGCTGGCATTGTTTCAGCAGCAATGGTCATCGTTGTATCTTTAACAGCCATTTGTAGTTTTCTTTTTCCTGCTTATGCACTCTCTAACGCTATTCGTGTATTGCGTTTTCCATTAATGTTGTTAGCTGGTATGTTTGGCTTGTTCGGTATCATGATTGGCATCATTACACTAGTCTTTCATCTATGTAGCCTCCGTTCATTTGGAGTTC encodes:
- a CDS encoding spore germination protein, with protein sequence MSFNKPIPNSSESKDVPSTIEPLHTNLLENIQQIKETLGNSNDIIIREVHVGKTEKQLIAIIYTDGLADNGIITDFILESLMLDLDASPTLRSTDVIQFLKDSCLTVGDVKDITDFKAFYSAILTGETVILIDGHANGISASTKSAKDRAVTEPTTESVIRGPREAFTETLRTNTALLRRKIKSPNLWIKPRVVGRVTQTDVAIMYINGIANDKIVEEVLTRIDRIDIDGILESGYIEELIQDTTFTLFPTVYNSERPDVIASELLEGRVAIFVDGTPFVLTVPAVFTTFLQSAEDHYQRSDISSLIRILRYIGIGISLVGPSLYIAITTFHQEMLPTPMLISLAAQREGVPFPAFVEAIIMELAFEILREAGLRMPRTIGPAVSIVGTIVIGQAAVEAGIVSAAMVIVVSLTAICSFLFPAYALSNAIRVLRFPLMLLAGMFGLFGIMIGIITLVFHLCSLRSFGVPYMSPLAPYIPSDQKDAILRFPRWALLTRPRLINQKNIIKAIKPSNKKTNTRK